A genomic region of Pseudomonas sp. KU43P contains the following coding sequences:
- a CDS encoding amino acid adenylation domain-containing protein, protein MQDTRPNPTLCLEYRADRPIFSDFLQQEMRSPDAPAIIGDGLSCSYRQLQQISHGIAGFLRERGGSSGDRVLIVCSRGAGLVYAMLGALRAGLPFTVVDVAYPAARIAQLVDSLEPAFILCCGEAQVAAPGSAQVVRVPELPARALLQFPEQPKALPEVDPAAPAYITFTSGSTGTPKGVVTHHAPLVHFIEWHVRRHGFSEQDRFSLLSGLGHDPVYRDIFTPLSIGATVVCPAQSTLTHPAQLAAWIASQGVSVIHLTPPLGKLIATGAGINQQRLEQVRWLFWGGDALSPALYQTLRTIAPNATSVNFYGTTETPQAMVFHQLDTLPEQAAIPLGKGIDGAQVLVVGDHQQLVGEGEVGEILIRSPYLSLGYWRDPVLSAEKFVANPFTAAQGDTCYRTGDLGSYLPDGSVAFLGRADCQVKIRGHRIELAEIESVIARLPQIEQCVVVASTDSAAPRLIAYCVAHSAVACAQLREAVAGQLPDYMVPALFVFIEAIPLTPNGKIDRRALPAPTQVPAGNGHEALTPLAQKLADAWARILQVPHIDANLSFVELGGDSLSFVQASTVLEELVGQLPPRWELMPVKALAELAGKGRAPRHALRAMEMPVLMRMLSILLIVMGHLGVLGNGMVMGETTALFLVSGLGLARFQVNAINERGDARSLIKSMLAIALPTLLYTALVQGVFDQVHWQSLLLISNWFPAEAVGHFSYWYIEVLVQMVLIIGLVLSIKPVRQLIMANPFRHLLLAACALLVADLALSRWVFDATALYNRVPQHYLAAMVLGMAVQYADTTRRKWLASAVAVVVVGELELVTIAGYGWDVWLSGLHIDIALPAVLALIWCRSVPVPAAIARGGALIASSTLFIYLTHYQFQSVARRISDQPLLAVVLAIVGGVLVAYCWNLAIRLALKRWSRARRKRLAQALEPAA, encoded by the coding sequence ATGCAGGACACTCGCCCGAACCCGACGCTGTGCCTGGAATACCGTGCCGACAGGCCGATTTTCAGCGACTTTCTGCAACAGGAGATGCGTTCACCTGATGCCCCGGCCATCATCGGCGACGGCCTGAGTTGCAGTTATCGGCAGTTGCAGCAGATCAGCCATGGCATCGCCGGTTTCCTGCGTGAACGCGGTGGCAGCAGTGGCGATCGGGTGCTGATCGTCTGCAGCCGTGGTGCCGGCTTGGTGTACGCCATGCTCGGCGCGCTGCGCGCCGGCCTGCCGTTCACCGTGGTCGATGTGGCCTACCCGGCAGCGCGTATCGCGCAGTTGGTCGACAGCCTGGAGCCTGCGTTCATCCTGTGCTGTGGCGAGGCACAGGTAGCCGCCCCTGGCTCGGCGCAGGTGGTCAGGGTGCCAGAACTACCCGCTCGCGCCCTGCTGCAGTTCCCCGAACAGCCTAAGGCGCTGCCCGAGGTCGACCCGGCCGCTCCTGCCTATATCACCTTCACCTCCGGCAGCACCGGTACGCCCAAGGGGGTGGTGACCCATCACGCGCCCCTGGTGCATTTCATCGAGTGGCATGTTCGCCGGCATGGTTTCAGCGAGCAGGACCGCTTCTCGCTGCTCTCCGGCCTGGGTCACGACCCAGTCTATCGGGACATCTTCACGCCATTGTCGATCGGTGCGACGGTCGTGTGCCCGGCCCAGTCGACCCTGACGCATCCAGCGCAGCTGGCGGCCTGGATAGCAAGCCAGGGGGTCTCGGTGATCCACCTGACGCCACCGTTGGGCAAGTTGATCGCCACGGGCGCGGGCATCAACCAGCAGCGGCTCGAACAGGTGCGCTGGCTGTTCTGGGGCGGCGATGCTCTGAGCCCTGCGCTTTACCAGACCCTGCGAACGATCGCTCCCAATGCCACCAGCGTGAATTTCTACGGCACCACGGAAACCCCGCAGGCGATGGTCTTCCATCAACTCGACACGCTGCCCGAACAGGCTGCGATTCCGCTGGGCAAAGGCATCGACGGTGCACAGGTGTTGGTGGTAGGCGATCACCAGCAATTGGTAGGCGAAGGCGAGGTGGGCGAAATCCTGATTCGCAGCCCCTACCTGTCGTTGGGGTATTGGCGCGACCCGGTGCTGAGCGCCGAAAAATTCGTGGCCAATCCGTTTACCGCAGCGCAGGGTGATACCTGCTACCGCACCGGCGACCTTGGCAGCTACCTGCCAGACGGCAGCGTCGCCTTTCTCGGGCGCGCCGACTGCCAGGTGAAAATTCGCGGCCATCGCATCGAGCTGGCGGAGATCGAGAGCGTGATCGCCCGGCTACCGCAAATCGAACAGTGCGTGGTGGTGGCCAGTACCGACAGCGCGGCGCCAAGGCTGATTGCCTATTGTGTCGCGCATTCGGCCGTGGCCTGTGCGCAACTGCGCGAGGCGGTCGCAGGGCAGTTGCCGGACTACATGGTGCCGGCGCTGTTCGTGTTCATCGAAGCGATACCGCTGACGCCCAATGGCAAGATCGATCGGCGAGCGCTGCCTGCGCCCACGCAAGTGCCGGCAGGCAATGGCCATGAAGCACTGACACCGCTGGCGCAGAAACTGGCCGATGCCTGGGCGCGGATACTCCAGGTGCCGCACATCGATGCCAACTTGAGTTTCGTTGAGCTGGGGGGCGATTCGTTGTCGTTCGTCCAGGCGTCAACGGTGCTCGAGGAACTGGTCGGGCAACTGCCGCCGCGCTGGGAGCTGATGCCGGTGAAGGCGCTGGCCGAATTGGCCGGCAAGGGCAGGGCGCCCAGGCACGCGCTACGGGCCATGGAAATGCCGGTGTTGATGCGCATGTTGTCGATCCTGCTGATCGTCATGGGCCACCTGGGCGTGCTGGGCAACGGCATGGTGATGGGGGAGACCACCGCGTTGTTCCTGGTGTCCGGGCTCGGCCTGGCCCGCTTCCAGGTCAACGCCATCAATGAACGCGGTGACGCGCGCTCGCTGATCAAGTCCATGCTCGCCATTGCACTGCCGACTTTGCTGTACACCGCCTTGGTGCAAGGCGTGTTCGACCAGGTGCACTGGCAATCGCTGCTGCTGATCTCCAACTGGTTCCCCGCCGAGGCCGTGGGCCACTTCAGCTACTGGTACATCGAAGTGCTGGTGCAGATGGTGCTGATCATCGGCCTTGTCCTGTCGATCAAGCCGGTGCGCCAGTTGATCATGGCCAATCCGTTCCGCCATTTGTTGCTGGCCGCCTGCGCGCTTCTGGTGGCAGACCTGGCGCTTAGCCGCTGGGTGTTCGATGCCACCGCGTTATACAACCGCGTGCCCCAGCACTATCTGGCGGCCATGGTGCTTGGCATGGCCGTGCAATACGCCGATACGACGCGACGCAAATGGCTGGCCAGCGCAGTAGCCGTGGTGGTGGTCGGCGAGCTGGAGCTGGTGACCATCGCCGGATACGGCTGGGACGTGTGGCTCAGCGGGCTGCACATCGATATTGCCCTGCCGGCGGTGCTGGCGCTGATCTGGTGCCGGTCGGTACCGGTTCCGGCGGCCATCGCACGGGGCGGTGCGCTGATCGCCTCGTCGACGCTGTTCATCTACCTGACCCACTACCAATTCCAGTCGGTGGCCCGGCGTATCAGCGACCAACCCCTGCTTGCCGTGGTGTTGGCCATCGTCGGCGGGGTGCTGGTGGCCTATTGCTGGAACCTGGCCATACGCCTGGCGCTCAAGCGCTGGAGCCGGGCACGCAGGAAACGCCTGGCGCAGGCTCTGGAGCCTGCCGCCTGA
- a CDS encoding FAD-dependent oxidoreductase, translated as MYKWECLVCGFFYDEALGRPEDGIAAGTRWEDVPQDWYCPECGVGKADFEMVRLPLKAEVPQAAAPSEPVVILGSGLAGYTVARELRKLDAVTPIMIVTRDGGEFYSKPALSNACQSGRLPDQLVTSDAAHMAVQLNATIITHTQVERIDVDAQCIYLAGKAQRYGALVLALGADPRRPSLKGDGADALITVNDLDDYRHLHQQIGQASRIAILGGGLIGCEFANDLCHAGHEIIIVDRATWPLSRLLPEQAGEEMANALHAIGVRLELGNGPVAVHRSANGLELQLADERVLEVDYVLSAIGLQPRVELARTAGLTVEAGIVTDAHLRTSASNVYALGDCAQVHGLLLPYVMPIMLQARALAQTLAGQPTAVAYPAMPVTIKTSVLPTVVASPLDDQGLWSTELLSRCDKGIAAVRSLYHDRDSRVQGFVLMGAATQQKAELLSALPAWR; from the coding sequence ATGTACAAATGGGAATGTCTTGTGTGTGGCTTCTTCTATGACGAAGCCTTGGGCAGGCCGGAAGACGGCATCGCAGCGGGTACCCGCTGGGAAGATGTGCCGCAGGATTGGTACTGCCCTGAATGCGGGGTCGGCAAGGCCGACTTCGAAATGGTCCGGTTGCCGCTGAAGGCCGAAGTGCCACAGGCGGCGGCGCCAAGCGAACCGGTGGTGATACTCGGCTCCGGGCTTGCCGGCTATACCGTGGCACGCGAGCTGCGCAAGCTCGATGCCGTGACGCCGATCATGATCGTGACCCGCGATGGCGGCGAGTTCTACTCCAAGCCGGCATTGTCCAATGCCTGCCAGAGCGGACGGCTGCCCGATCAGTTGGTGACCAGCGATGCCGCGCACATGGCCGTGCAGCTCAACGCTACGATCATCACCCACACTCAGGTCGAGCGCATCGATGTCGACGCCCAGTGCATCTACCTCGCAGGCAAGGCGCAGCGCTACGGCGCCCTGGTGCTGGCATTGGGTGCAGACCCGCGACGCCCGTCGCTCAAAGGTGACGGCGCGGATGCACTGATCACGGTGAACGACCTGGACGACTACCGGCACTTGCACCAGCAGATCGGCCAGGCCAGCCGCATCGCCATTCTCGGCGGCGGGTTGATCGGCTGCGAATTCGCCAACGACCTGTGCCATGCAGGGCACGAGATCATCATCGTCGACCGCGCCACCTGGCCATTGAGCCGCCTGCTGCCCGAACAGGCCGGCGAAGAAATGGCCAACGCCCTGCACGCCATCGGCGTGCGCCTGGAACTGGGCAATGGCCCGGTCGCCGTGCATCGCAGCGCCAACGGCCTTGAGCTGCAACTGGCCGATGAACGCGTGCTCGAGGTGGACTACGTGCTCAGCGCCATCGGCCTGCAGCCACGGGTCGAGCTGGCGCGCACGGCCGGCCTCACGGTCGAGGCTGGCATCGTCACGGATGCGCACCTGCGCACCAGTGCCAGCAATGTCTATGCCCTCGGCGACTGTGCCCAGGTGCATGGCCTGCTGTTGCCCTACGTGATGCCGATCATGCTCCAGGCGCGAGCGCTGGCGCAGACCCTGGCCGGGCAACCGACAGCGGTCGCCTACCCCGCCATGCCGGTCACCATCAAGACCAGCGTGCTGCCCACTGTGGTCGCCTCGCCGCTGGATGACCAGGGGTTGTGGTCGACCGAGTTGCTCAGCCGCTGCGACAAAGGCATCGCGGCTGTTCGCTCGCTTTACCACGACCGCGACAGCCGGGTGCAGGGCTTCGTGCTGATGGGCGCGGCGACCCAGCAGAAAGCCGAGTTGCTGAGCGCCCTGCCTGCCTGGAGGTGA
- a CDS encoding amidohydrolase family protein — MNIFDEPKIDCHNHLFDPARFAYHPDAPYAPAGQEIAPLEQFDQVMDAYGVRHALLVGPNSGYHTDNRCLLHALASGQGRFKGVAVVDGQIGLEQLAALREQGVVGVAFNPAMHGLSRLQEAEPLLARLAELGLFAQIQVCENQLVDLQGLIERSTVRVLIDHCGRPDAAAGVQQAGFQALLRLARLGRVYVKLSGMQKFAAAHALHEQSSAYVQALIAAFGPDACIWGSDWPFIRQPSRVDYGPLLKLAERLMPEPRLRRKILWDTPRRLFGFA; from the coding sequence TTGAACATCTTTGATGAACCGAAGATCGATTGCCATAACCATTTGTTTGACCCTGCGCGCTTTGCCTACCACCCGGATGCGCCCTACGCGCCGGCTGGCCAGGAGATTGCCCCGCTGGAGCAGTTCGACCAGGTGATGGACGCCTATGGCGTGCGTCATGCGCTGCTGGTCGGGCCGAACAGCGGCTACCACACCGACAACCGCTGCCTGTTGCATGCGCTGGCCTCCGGCCAGGGGCGCTTCAAGGGCGTGGCGGTGGTTGATGGCCAGATCGGCCTCGAGCAGTTGGCCGCGCTGCGCGAACAAGGGGTGGTGGGTGTGGCGTTCAACCCCGCCATGCACGGCCTGTCCAGGCTGCAAGAGGCCGAACCGCTGCTGGCCAGGCTGGCCGAGCTCGGCCTGTTCGCCCAGATCCAGGTCTGCGAAAACCAGCTTGTCGACTTGCAGGGCCTGATCGAGCGCAGCACCGTGCGCGTGCTGATTGACCACTGCGGGCGCCCGGATGCCGCAGCGGGCGTGCAGCAGGCCGGTTTCCAGGCCTTGCTCAGGCTGGCGCGGCTTGGCCGGGTCTACGTGAAACTCTCCGGCATGCAGAAATTTGCCGCCGCGCATGCCCTGCACGAACAGAGCAGCGCCTATGTGCAGGCCCTGATCGCAGCCTTCGGCCCGGATGCCTGTATCTGGGGCTCGGACTGGCCGTTCATCCGCCAACCGTCACGTGTCGACTACGGCCCGCTGCTGAAACTGGCCGAACGCCTGATGCCGGAGCCCCGCCTGCGCCGAAAGATCCTGTGGGACACACCCAGGCGCCTGTTCGGCTTCGCCTGA
- a CDS encoding LysR family transcriptional regulator produces MHPAKASNDAGTMVFKLRHMEVFRAVMLTGSISAAAKLLYVSQPAVSKLIGYIEGRLTYRLFERINNRLVPTEEAQVLFREVERVYQAALQVNECALSLAAGSHRNLRLCCSASLSTVVIPMALARLKRESPALQIEWQTSLMGEMPNQILSKKVDLAIAALPVVHDHLHSQPFMRGRMVAVMPADHVLAGQSTLALHELAGHALLLFRPDMPFGQLLAEAIARRGLQLDSLLSFTNANEAVALVKQGMGITLIDEFVAQDSGLAVVPLAEDIHFDISFVYSRFEPPSQAALQLMRVLQEQALRLGRSIDGGALPGV; encoded by the coding sequence ATGCATCCCGCCAAAGCCAGCAACGATGCCGGCACGATGGTGTTCAAGCTGCGGCATATGGAGGTGTTCCGGGCGGTCATGCTGACCGGCTCGATCAGCGCCGCCGCCAAGCTGCTGTATGTCTCGCAACCGGCGGTGAGCAAGCTGATTGGCTATATCGAGGGGCGGCTGACCTACCGCCTGTTCGAGCGCATCAACAACCGCCTGGTGCCCACCGAGGAGGCGCAGGTACTGTTTCGGGAAGTCGAGCGGGTGTACCAGGCGGCTTTGCAGGTCAACGAATGTGCGCTGTCACTGGCGGCAGGCAGTCACCGAAACCTGCGCCTGTGCTGCAGCGCTTCGCTCTCGACGGTGGTCATCCCCATGGCCCTGGCCCGGCTCAAACGCGAGTCGCCCGCGTTGCAGATCGAGTGGCAGACCTCGCTGATGGGCGAGATGCCCAACCAGATCCTGTCGAAGAAGGTCGACCTGGCAATCGCCGCCCTACCGGTGGTTCACGATCACCTGCACTCCCAGCCTTTCATGCGCGGGCGCATGGTGGCGGTGATGCCAGCCGATCACGTGCTGGCAGGGCAATCTACGCTAGCCCTGCACGAGCTGGCAGGCCATGCACTGTTGCTGTTTCGGCCAGACATGCCGTTTGGCCAGCTGCTCGCCGAAGCGATAGCGCGGCGCGGCCTGCAACTGGATTCGCTGCTGTCGTTCACCAATGCCAACGAAGCCGTGGCGTTGGTCAAGCAGGGCATGGGGATTACCCTGATCGACGAGTTCGTGGCGCAGGACAGTGGCCTGGCAGTGGTGCCCTTGGCCGAGGACATCCACTTCGACATCAGCTTCGTCTACTCGCGCTTCGAGCCACCGTCGCAGGCGGCGCTGCAATTGATGCGGGTTTTGCAGGAACAGGCGCTGCGGCTGGGTCGAAGCATCGATGGGGGCGCCTTGCCCGGCGTGTGA
- a CDS encoding TetR family transcriptional regulator C-terminal domain-containing protein codes for MPFELPREMPKACEEPLADPVRSTILNAASEAFAQQGYAATKLSEIATLACLPRSNVLYYFKSKANIYSQVLEDIAPRYLDACAPFQHDDAPLEALSRTVTAMIRLFEGRPFASKVLLQELKEGGRRIPGDFLERWACQAQENTAQIRQWIGSGQLAAVNPEHVLPSVWAIAQACIDRCWHAPAGAGQGIDYRVATASSVRLLLNGLAPGNR; via the coding sequence ATGCCGTTCGAACTGCCACGAGAAATGCCCAAGGCTTGCGAGGAGCCTTTGGCCGATCCCGTACGCAGCACCATCCTCAATGCCGCCAGCGAAGCATTCGCCCAGCAGGGCTACGCCGCAACCAAGCTGTCGGAGATCGCCACCCTGGCCTGCCTGCCCAGGTCCAACGTGCTCTACTACTTCAAGTCCAAGGCGAACATTTACAGCCAGGTGCTGGAGGACATCGCCCCCCGCTACCTGGATGCCTGCGCGCCCTTCCAGCACGACGACGCTCCGCTGGAGGCGTTGAGCCGCACGGTCACCGCCATGATCCGCCTGTTCGAGGGCCGCCCGTTCGCCTCCAAAGTGCTGCTGCAGGAACTCAAGGAAGGTGGCCGGCGCATTCCTGGGGACTTTCTTGAACGCTGGGCCTGCCAGGCCCAGGAAAATACCGCGCAGATTCGCCAATGGATTGGCAGCGGGCAACTGGCGGCGGTCAATCCAGAGCATGTACTGCCTTCGGTCTGGGCCATTGCGCAGGCGTGCATCGACCGCTGCTGGCATGCCCCGGCGGGTGCGGGGCAAGGTATCGACTACCGCGTGGCAACGGCTTCATCGGTGCGCTTGCTGCTCAACGGCCTGGCGCCGGGCAACCGCTGA
- a CDS encoding LysR family transcriptional regulator has translation MPKPTPNCDAQLLRTLHTLLTEGSVSRTAERLGQSQPAISVALRRLRDMTGDPLLVRSGSRMLLTSHAQTLIDPVRQALAGIDQVLHPVDHFDPATSRQHFRISTPDYLSVFFVPAIIERFHAQAPCATLELTHLQAEGGYEHGLEEGSLDLVIGNWQRPAQHLHLQSLCDDDLVCLIRDGHPIPPGGLTREAYSQADHLDVLTHTAGGHGTIGTELGKAGLVRRVTTTLPYFCLAPYALVRSDLVFTTTRAFARHYAELLPLRIEPLPAATRPLRYYQLWHARKHRAQASKWLRGLVLASANAIA, from the coding sequence GTGCCCAAACCCACCCCCAACTGCGATGCCCAGCTCCTGCGCACGCTGCACACCCTGCTCACCGAAGGCAGCGTTTCACGCACCGCCGAACGCCTCGGGCAAAGCCAACCCGCCATCAGCGTGGCCTTGCGCCGCCTGCGCGACATGACCGGTGACCCGCTGCTGGTCCGCAGTGGCAGCCGAATGCTGCTGACCAGCCACGCCCAGACCCTGATCGACCCCGTGCGCCAGGCCCTGGCCGGCATCGACCAGGTGCTGCACCCGGTCGACCACTTCGACCCCGCCACCAGCCGGCAGCACTTTCGCATCAGCACGCCGGACTACCTGAGTGTATTCTTCGTGCCCGCCATCATCGAACGCTTCCACGCCCAGGCGCCCTGCGCCACCCTGGAGCTGACACACCTGCAGGCCGAAGGGGGTTACGAGCATGGGCTCGAAGAGGGTTCGCTGGACCTGGTGATCGGCAACTGGCAACGCCCGGCCCAGCACTTGCACCTGCAATCCTTGTGCGACGACGACCTGGTGTGCCTGATCCGCGATGGGCACCCCATCCCTCCCGGCGGGCTGACCCGCGAGGCCTATAGCCAGGCCGACCACCTGGATGTGCTGACCCACACCGCCGGCGGGCACGGCACCATTGGCACAGAGCTGGGCAAGGCCGGCCTGGTGCGACGCGTGACCACGACCTTGCCCTACTTCTGCCTGGCGCCTTACGCGCTGGTCCGATCCGACCTGGTATTCACCACCACACGCGCCTTCGCCCGTCACTACGCCGAGCTGCTGCCTCTGCGTATCGAACCCTTGCCGGCAGCCACCAGGCCGTTGCGCTATTACCAGCTCTGGCACGCACGCAAGCACCGCGCACAGGCCTCCAAATGGTTGCGTGGCCTGGTCCTGGCCAGTGCCAACGCCATTGCGTGA
- a CDS encoding isochorismatase family protein yields the protein MRQVLLIVDVQSTFSPPEWLVDGIRALSATLPTIASIELHDEQVTPFQRQLGWHPAAQDESLVEADKVFVKHGYGQTAETIEHLRQLGAQRVLVCGLQTETCVLAAGFALFDAGLMPTLITDLTVGSSLDRSGKMGIELWKHHFGNVTTRAEILAERHA from the coding sequence ATGCGGCAGGTTCTTCTCATCGTCGACGTCCAGTCCACATTCAGCCCGCCCGAGTGGCTCGTCGATGGCATCCGGGCGTTGTCCGCCACCCTTCCCACCATCGCCTCGATCGAGCTGCACGACGAGCAGGTCACCCCCTTCCAGCGGCAGCTCGGCTGGCACCCCGCCGCCCAGGACGAAAGCCTGGTCGAAGCCGACAAGGTGTTCGTCAAACACGGCTATGGCCAGACTGCCGAAACCATCGAGCACTTGCGCCAACTGGGGGCGCAGCGGGTGCTGGTCTGCGGCTTGCAGACCGAGACCTGCGTACTGGCCGCAGGCTTCGCCTTGTTCGATGCCGGGCTGATGCCGACCTTGATTACCGACCTGACAGTGGGCTCCTCGCTGGACCGCTCCGGGAAAATGGGGATCGAGCTGTGGAAGCATCACTTCGGCAACGTCACCACCCGCGCCGAGATCCTGGCCGAACGCCACGCTTGA
- a CDS encoding MFS transporter has protein sequence MNTTATFPRPLAIVALGVLQILVWGGSFFLMAVMADPISRDTGWPSQWVYGALSLSLMVSALFAPLSSRLTARYGGRPQMAASGAVVALGLLIMAASHNLPVFLMAWAVIGVGMAMGLYEALFATLGGLYGEGAGKAITGITLIAGFASTLSWPIVALAIEHLGWRVTCVCYALVLSVVVAPLYWRVLPAGGRVEVRRQQHNGDAPLVDRQLYLLLTSLFAIGAIIMTAIAVQLVAVLQGLGHSLPVAIGLAAMLGPSQVASRVLQILAGKRHPIWTALAWVSLVLAGLLLVTLVPAATAVGLLVFGCGNGLRAIVRGLLPLAMMPPAQYVLLMGRMSRPSLIGQALTPLVGGYLFEHFGSMGVLVTLCLLALANVGLVLAVMRKVRSGT, from the coding sequence GTGAACACCACCGCTACTTTCCCCAGGCCCCTCGCCATCGTCGCCCTGGGCGTTCTGCAAATCCTGGTCTGGGGCGGTTCGTTCTTCCTCATGGCGGTCATGGCCGACCCGATCAGCCGCGACACCGGCTGGCCCAGCCAGTGGGTCTACGGCGCGCTGTCGCTGAGCCTGATGGTCTCGGCCCTGTTCGCCCCCCTGAGCAGCCGTCTGACTGCCCGCTACGGCGGCCGCCCGCAAATGGCCGCCAGCGGTGCAGTGGTCGCCCTGGGCCTGCTGATCATGGCTGCCAGCCACAACCTGCCGGTGTTCCTGATGGCCTGGGCGGTGATCGGCGTGGGCATGGCCATGGGGCTCTACGAAGCCCTGTTCGCCACGCTTGGCGGGTTGTATGGCGAAGGCGCGGGCAAGGCCATCACTGGCATCACGCTGATCGCCGGCTTCGCTTCGACCCTGTCCTGGCCCATCGTGGCCTTGGCCATCGAGCACCTGGGCTGGCGGGTGACCTGCGTGTGCTACGCGCTGGTATTGAGTGTGGTGGTGGCACCGTTGTACTGGCGGGTGCTGCCGGCTGGCGGGCGGGTCGAGGTGCGCAGGCAACAGCACAACGGTGATGCGCCTCTGGTCGACCGCCAGCTCTACCTGCTGCTGACCAGCCTGTTCGCCATCGGCGCGATCATCATGACGGCGATTGCCGTGCAACTGGTGGCCGTGCTCCAGGGCCTTGGCCATTCGCTGCCTGTGGCCATCGGCCTGGCGGCGATGCTCGGCCCCAGCCAGGTGGCGTCGCGGGTGCTGCAGATCCTGGCCGGCAAGCGCCATCCGATCTGGACAGCATTGGCCTGGGTCAGCCTGGTGCTGGCCGGCCTGCTGCTGGTGACGCTGGTGCCGGCGGCCACTGCCGTGGGCCTGCTGGTGTTCGGCTGCGGTAATGGTCTGCGGGCGATCGTGCGGGGGCTGTTGCCCCTGGCGATGATGCCGCCAGCGCAATATGTGTTGCTGATGGGGCGCATGTCGCGGCCCTCGTTGATCGGGCAGGCATTGACGCCGCTGGTGGGCGGCTACCTGTTCGAGCACTTCGGCTCGATGGGGGTGCTGGTGACTTTGTGCTTGCTGGCGTTGGCCAACGTTGGCCTGGTGCTGGCGGTTATGCGCAAGGTACGCAGCGGCACCTGA
- a CDS encoding Rieske 2Fe-2S domain-containing protein: MPTPAAACATPTWNPITQTSSFTPHDREILTRHWHPVAFSADVGDKPYAVTLLDEPIVLYRTAGKLNAARDICSHRGAPLSKGWVQGENIICPYHGLHFGTDGRCTRIPSEPNANLTERHRIQMYATREDYGMIWVLMAGSDAPFAEMPSWHDASFQRILPPSIDIAASAGRQVEGFIDVAHFAWIHHDAFADRDNPVVPTYRAELTPHGMHAEYISSVSNFPKQLQHRAPEGFQWKRTFDVFAPFTARLAVNFPDAEHRLVILNAASPISARKTRMFCAITRNFDQQLPLDDVYAFNQQVFEEDRDIVELCRPEDLPLDLSLEIHIPADRSSTAYRRALSALGLGRAFTS, from the coding sequence ATGCCCACCCCCGCCGCAGCCTGCGCTACCCCCACCTGGAACCCGATCACCCAGACCAGCTCCTTCACCCCGCACGACCGTGAGATCCTCACTCGCCACTGGCACCCCGTGGCCTTTTCCGCCGACGTCGGCGACAAACCCTACGCTGTGACCCTGCTGGACGAACCCATCGTCCTCTACCGCACCGCCGGCAAGTTGAACGCGGCCCGCGACATCTGCAGCCATCGCGGTGCACCGCTGAGCAAGGGTTGGGTGCAGGGCGAGAACATCATCTGCCCTTACCACGGCCTGCATTTCGGCACCGATGGCCGTTGCACCCGCATCCCCTCGGAACCCAACGCCAACCTTACCGAACGCCACCGCATCCAGATGTATGCCACACGCGAAGACTACGGGATGATCTGGGTGCTGATGGCCGGCAGCGATGCGCCGTTTGCCGAAATGCCGTCCTGGCATGACGCAAGCTTCCAGCGCATTCTGCCTCCGTCGATCGACATCGCCGCCTCGGCCGGCCGCCAGGTGGAAGGCTTCATCGACGTCGCGCACTTCGCCTGGATTCATCACGACGCCTTCGCCGACCGCGACAACCCGGTAGTGCCTACCTACAGGGCCGAGCTTACCCCCCACGGCATGCATGCCGAATACATCAGCAGCGTCAGCAACTTCCCCAAACAGTTGCAGCACCGCGCGCCCGAGGGTTTCCAGTGGAAGCGCACGTTCGATGTGTTCGCGCCCTTCACTGCTCGCCTGGCAGTGAATTTCCCCGATGCCGAACACCGTCTGGTGATTCTCAACGCAGCCAGCCCGATTTCGGCGCGCAAGACCCGCATGTTCTGCGCCATCACCCGCAACTTCGACCAGCAGCTGCCGCTGGACGACGTCTATGCCTTCAACCAGCAGGTGTTCGAGGAAGACCGCGACATCGTCGAGCTGTGCCGCCCCGAAGACCTGCCGCTGGACCTCTCGCTGGAGATCCACATCCCCGCCGACCGCTCCTCGACGGCCTATCGGCGTGCCTTGAGTGCCTTGGGCCTTGGCCGCGCTTTCACCAGCTGA